Part of the Synechococcus sp. MU1617 genome, CAGCAAGCAACTGCCGGCGTTGATGCCAGCGCCGAGCTTCGGAATCCTCCCGACCGGCGTAGTGCTGCGGTTCAGACACCGCACCAATGGCATCAATCTCTCCACCCATGGCCAGCGGCGTTCCATCGCTACTGCTGAGGGTGAGGTCGACAGCAGCACCGGTGCTGTGGGGTGGCGGTGTGGCGGGATCCCGACTGGGAGCGGCCCAGAACCGCCCCACATCGGCCAAAACCTGATCGAAGGCGTCCCCCGAGCGCACCTCCACACCGCGATCACGGCAGAGTTCAGCAATGCTGTGGTCCACCATGAAGGCCTGCACGGCGATCGGCCGCCACGCATCAAAAATGCTGAGTCGCAGGCTGGGGTCGTGCTCGATCAACCGCTGCTGAGCGTCAAGCAGGCGCTGAACGACCCCCAAACGCAATTGGAAAGGATTTCCCGACGCCCCATAGGGTGCCCCGAGCGTCATGTACGGATGGGGTTCCATCCGCAACAAATCGGGAGGCAGCAGTTGCAAGGGCTCTCCGCAATCTTCGATCGGAATTGGGCTCCAGGGGCGCATCGAAACTGCAATGGGATGGGTCAGTTCAAAGGGGTGCCGCCGCTGAGGCGACGCTGCTGTGCATCGAGGGTCTCGCGCAGCAACGGGTGCTGCTCGAGCTCGGGATCATGCTTTAACAGCCCCTGGGCAGCTGTTCGTGCGTCCTCCAGAACGGAACCATCATCAGCAAGGCTGGCAAGGGCCAGATCAGGCAGGCCCGACTGACGGGTTCCCAGAACCTGTCCAGGCCCGCGCAAGCGCAAATCCATCTCGGCGATCTCGAAGCCATCGGTGGAGCGCACCAGCACATCCAGACGCTGGCGGGCCAGAGGGTTGGAGCTGCCATTGATTAACAGGCAATGGGAGGCAGCAGCACCACGGCCGACGCGCCCCCGCAACTGATGCAGCTGCGCCAGGCCAAAGCGTTCGGCATGGTCGATCACCATCACGCTGGCTTCAGGCACATCCACCCCCACTTCCACCACCGTGGTTGACACCAGCACCTGGGTCTTGCCCGCAGCGAAATCGGTCAGCACCGCCTGCTTGTCGGCACTGGAGAGACGTCCATGCAGCAGACCAACTGCCAGATCAGGAAAAACCTCCGAGGCCAATTCAGCGTGAACCTCAACGGCTGAGCGAAGCTCGAGCTTTTCCGACTCGTCCACCAGAGGCAGAACGACATAGGCCCGCTGGCCCAGCTGCACCTCCTCACGGATCAATTCATAGGCCTTCTCCCGCTTTCCAGCCGTGAGCATGCGAGTGCGAATCGGTGTTCGCCCTGGAGGCAATTCATCGATCTGGCTGACATCCAGATCCCCATGGATCGAGAGCGCCAGGGTCCGTGGGATCGGTGTTGCCGTCATGGTGAGCAGATGAGGCTGCAAGCCCTTGTTGAGCAGGCGATCTCGTTGATGCACACCGAAACGGTGCTGTTCATCCACCACCACCAGCCCCAGGCGGTTGAACACAACCGGATCCTCGAGCAGAGCATGGGTGCCCACCAGCACCTTCAGGGAACCATTGGCTAGGTCATCCAGCAGCTCCCGGCGGCGGGGCCGTGGCGTGGATCCCGTCAGCAACGCGACGCTGACATGGAGCTGCGGCAACCAATGGCAGAGGTTGCGGTAGTGCTGCTCGGCCAACACCTCCGTGGGGGCCATCAGGGCCCCCTGCCAGCCCGAAGCAATGGTGCTGAGCAACGCTGCAATGGCAACCACCGTCTTTCCAGAGCCGACATCCCCCTGCACCAGACGGGCCATGGGTTCGGTGCGCGCCAGATCAGCTTCGATCTCCTGAAACACGCGTTTCTGGGCTGCGGTGAAGTGGAAGGGCAACAGAGCCATGAACTCCCCCACAAGCCCATTGGAACTGGACTGAAGATCCAGGTCCGGTCCCTTCCGGGAGCGCAGCGCCTGGCGTCGGCGCAACAGGCCGAGCTGCAGGAGCAGAAACTCATCGAACACCAGCCGGCGGCGTCCCTGATCGAGGCTCTCGCGATCCTTGGGCGCATGCAGGGCCTGCAGGGCATCCGCCAGCGTCGGCAGATGGAATTGCCGCTGCAGCGCGGCGGGGAGAGGATCAGACCAGGATGCCGCGAGGGGCAAGACCTGATCGATCAGGCTGCGGAAACGATCAGCTCCGACCCCTTCGGTGAGGGGATACACCGGGAGAAGTCGCCCGATGCTGGGGGATTTGACCGGAGACGAGGGGCTGTCCAGCACCTCGATCAATGGATCCTGAAAGGTGATGCCGTAGGGGCCGTCTTTCACCAGACCACTAACGGCCACGGTGGCACCAACGGGGTAGAGGCGCTGCTGGCCTTTGAGGTAGGCCGGAGAACTGAAGCGTTTGCCCGCCAGGAAACGGCTTACCTTCAGGCGACCCGTCGGATCCTGCAGCTGGAGCTCGATGATGGCGAGGTTGGTGTTCCTCGGGCTGACAAATCCGTTGCAACGACGAATCGTGGCAACGATCGTGGCTGTTTCCCCCGACACCAGCGCCTCAATGCGGCGCATCGCGGAGTAATCGACATGATCGCGGGGGTAATAGCGGAGTAGGTCACGCACCAGAAGTAGGCCGATCGAGGCCAGCCGAGCAGCGAATTTCGGCCCCACACCACGGATCTGGGTGATGGGACTGTCGAGCTGCAGCGGGGAGGAGGTCCGCTTCTGGGTAGACGCCTCCACCTTGAGGCGTGGCGGTGCCATGGGAGCCGAGGGTTCCAAGCGATGGCGCAGCTCATGCAGCCACTGACGGGCATCGGTGACCAAGCGACGGCGGGCAGGATCAGCGAGGTCCGGATAATCGGCAAAGCCTGAGCTGAGCTTGGACATTCGCTCATTGACACCCTGGGGAAAGGGCACTGCCGGTGGGGCGGCGAGCTGCTGCTGCAGGAAGTCGTGAAACCGCTGTTGGCGACCCTGCAGATTCTGAAAACCACGGTCAGCCTCCAACCCCAGCGAGCGCTGAATGGGAAGCATCCACGCGAGGAGCAGCGACAGCTGCTCGCCGGTCAGTCCCCGCTCAGCTGCTGCGTTGAATCGGATGGGGTCTGCCAATGGGTCCGGGCCTCACGATCCAGGGAGCGACGCTGCCAATGACGCTGCTGCCGCACCATTGTGAGCAGAGCATGGTGGTGAGTGCGCAATCGTTTGCGGCACTGACGCAGACGTGGGCTGTCGAACTCCAGATCGTTGCTGCGTAAGAGCACACAGAGCACATCCATGCCCTGGTCGAGCTCACCGACAGCCAGAGGGAGGCGCAGGCGAAGCACGTTCGTCGCGGTTGGCTGCGTTTCGACTTGTCCCTTCAAGACAGCATCAAGAAGGCTGATGGGCAGGAGGGTCTGGGCCAGCCCTGACCGCAGCATCTGCACATTCACAGCATGGGACAAGTTGCGAAGGCGTCGCTCAAGCGCCTGATCCATGGCGTGGATCCAGTGCAACAGCGCATCCGGCTCACTGGGGAGAAAGTGGTCGTTGCCTTCAACCGATTGATCCAGATCAACACCGTGCTCAAGGGGCTGTTGGGCCTGCTGCATGGCATCACCGGCCAGCTCGAACAGTGAGCGGAGCACATCCAGATCTCCGGGCGATTTGGCTTCCTCTGGTTCAGGGACCGGTTCCGTGACGGGATCCTGAGCAGCGCTGTCCTGGGGGGACTCAAGCGGTGAAGCCAAGCTCAACCGGATGGAACCACTGGGCTCCTCCCGTGGCAGACCAGGCGCCGGGCTTTCGAGTTCAGGCGCAGTGTCCTGGGCCTGGCGACTGAGCTTCTGAAGCATGCTTCGGCTGGCATGGGCCTGCTGACGCCGTTGCTCATCTTGCATCTGCCGCACCAGCTGCATCAGCTGCTCCACCGTGAGCAAGACGCTGCAGCGGTCAATCAGGTCGGTAACCGACGCATGGAAATTCTGACGGGTCGACTCCGGCAGCCGACTGAAACGGGAGGGATCAACCTCACCAAGAAGATTGAACAGGGCCTGACGGGTGGCTCCTTCCAGCAGCTCCCGCAGAACTTGAAGATAGAGAGCCTGCTCCCTGTAGAGGGCAATGGCCCTGAGCCGGCACAACCGTTGTAGGCGTGCCAGCTGTTCTGACGGGTCGTAAGCAGGCCTGACGTCCGGTTCGGACAAGGGAATCAGCCGGCGTTCTGCATGGACGCCACTTCAGCAGCGAAATCGTTGTCTTCCACCTCGATGCCCTCACCAAGGGTGTAACGGGTGAAACGACGAACTTTCACGTTCTCGCCGATCTTGCCGGCGGTTTGCTTCACCAGGTCTGCAACGGTGATGGAGCTGTCCTTGATGAAGGGCTGCTCCATCAGGGCGAGTTCCTTGAGGCGCTTGCCAATGCGACCTTCAACGATCTTTTCCTTCATCTGCTCAGGCTTGCCTTCGAGATCGTCACGGCCCATCTCGATCGCCTTTTCCCGCTCACGGATCTCGTCGGGAATCTCGTCGGTGGTGACGTACTCGACGTTGGGGCATGCCGCCACCTGCATCGACACATCACGAAGAAGCGACTGGAACATGTCGCCCCGTGCCACGAAGTCGGTTTCGCAGTTCACCTCAACCAGCACACCCACGCGGGCACCGGTGTGGATGTAACTGCCGATGGCACCCTCGGCGGCGGTGCGACCGGATTTCTTTTCAGCGCTGGCGATGCCTTTCTGGCGGAGCCACTCAACGGCCTTGTCGGCATCGCCTTCTGTGGCGGCCAGGGCCTTTTTGCAATCCATCATCCCTGCGCCGGTCTTGTCGCGCAGTTCTTTGACAAGCTTGGCGGATACGGCAGCAGCCATCGGTCGGAGCAGTGAGAAGGGAAATTAAATCGCCGCCGATTCCCTGTTTGGAATCAGCGGCGTGAACTTAGCGGTCAGAGGAGATCAGCCTTCGCTGTCACCACCACGCTGATCGTTGGAGCCATGGCGACCCTCATTGATCGCATCAGCCAAACGACCAAGGATCAGCTGCACAGAACGAACGGCGTCGTCGTTGCAGGGAATCGGCACCTCACAGAGATCCGGATCGCAGTTGGTGTCCAGCATGGAGACCAGGGGGATGTCGAGCTTGCGGGCTTCGAGCACGGCATTCGACTCACGACGCTGGTCCACCAAAACCACCACATCAGGCAGGCGACGCATGTTCTTGAGGCCACCCAGATACTTCTGGAGACGCTCGAGTTCACGACGCAGCACTGCACCCTCTTTCTTGGGGCGCATGGCGATAGCACCACTGGATTCCATCCGCTCAAGATCCTTGAGACGGTCGATCCGGGCCTTCATTGTGGTCCAGTTGGTGAGCATGCCGCCCAACCAGCGCTGGTTCACATAGGAGGCTCCGCAGCGGGCGGCTTCAAGCGCCACCACTTCAGAGGCCTGCTTCTTGGTACCGACGAAGAGAAAGCGCTTGCCGCTGCGGGCAGCAGAACGGGTCCACTTGTAGGCGTTGTTCATGCAGACGGCGGTCTGCACAAGGTCGATGATGTGAACGCCGTTGCGCGCGCAGTAGATGTAGCGCGACATCTTGGGGTTCCAACGACGGGTCTGGTGCCCAAAGTGGGCACCAGCCTCCATCATCTCGGCGAGGGTTACGACAGCCATGTTTTGAGGGTTTCGGGTTCGCCTCCACCTGCCAGGGACCTGAACAACCAACAAGAGCTGGTCTCACGGTGCACCCGAAACGGGCAGGTGTGCGGAGTGAAAGGACCTATAGAAGGTATCAAAACGTTGATCAGCGAAGTCCCGCCGCTCTGGCTTCACGGAACAGGGCGCGCACACCAATGCGATTGAGGGGCAAACGAAGCAGCTCCATCGCTGTTCCCTGATAGCCACGCCGGATCAGCCAGCGGAGCAGCGGTCGAAGGCTGGAGGGATTGATCAGCCCGCCGAGGTTGAGCACTTCCCAAAGGATGCGATGGAACCAGGTGAACTGGATGATCAGCCGCACCCGCCTGGTTGGATGTTTGCGGTAGAAGACAAGCCCCATACGGGCTCGTTCTCCCTCCACTTCCACAAGGCGGGGGATCTGATCGAGGGTTAGGGCGGGGTGCCAGTGGTAACCGACCGCGTCGGGACACTTCACCAACTCAACCCCCATTCGCCGCAGGCGCTCACCCAGTTCCAGGTCCTCCCAGCCGTACAGGCGAAAACCAGTGTCGAACAGGCCTGAACGCTCCAACACCTCCCGATCAATGGCCACATTCCCGGTGGCGAAATAAGCCCAGGACAAGTCACGTAATTTGTGGCGTTCCGTGCAAGGTGCTTCGAAGTTGGCGGTGTTGATGACAGCGCCATAGGTGAAGCAGAGCCGATCACCACGCCGGTGCCAGCACTGCTGCAACGCCCGTGCATGGGTGGCCAGAAAGGTCTCTGTGACCACCAGGTCGCTGTCGATGAAAACGATCACATCACCACGGGCGTGATCCACGCCGCGGTTCCGACCCTCCGCAGGACCACCATGCGCCTGCTCAATCAGGCGCACATGGGGAAAACGAATGGCTTGCTCCCTCAGCCACGACGGCGTTCCATCGCTGGAACCGTCGTCGACCACAACAACCTCGTAGTCCTGAAGAGCTCCAGCAAGCTGCTGATCTTCCAGTGCCGAGAGGCATTTCTCGAGGATCGGGCGTCGGTTGTAGGTCGGAATAACGACGCTGACGAACATCGCGACGGCCGATGCAGAAGGGAACCCAGCCTACGAACAACAAAAAAGGGGCCCGAAGGCCCCTTTTTATGGATGATTTGATCCGCTGATCAGTCGGCGGCACCACCGTTGTTGGCGGTTCCGGTCACACCATTACCAGCGCCTTCACCGCGGCCATCGTTCCGCATCTTGCGCTTCTTGAACTTGCGCGCGTAGGCGCGGTTCCGCTCCTGCTTTTCTTTCTTCAGGTTTCTGCGCTTGGCCATGCGGAACTGCGGGCTCTGATATCAAGAATCATCCTACTAAACAGCATTCATTAGACGCCCATCCTCCATTTGAAGCAGGCGATCGGCGACATCAACGATGCGCGGGTCATGGGTCACCATCAGCACCGCGCAGGATTGTTCACGGGCCAGTCGGCGAAGCAACTCCACCACCTCCCGACCCGTGCGGCTATCTAATGCAGCGGTGGGTTCGTCAGCAAGGAGCAGCCGAGGGTTTGCGGCAAGGGCACGGGCAATAGCGACCCGTTGCTTCTGTCCACCGGATAAGTCGTGAGGAACTTTGCCCATATGGTCCTCCAGACCGACGGCACGGAGCCACTGACGGGCTTCATCCCGACGAGCCCTGTAACTGAGATCAGGCAGAAGATCGGCTCCCATCTGCACGTTCTGTTCTGCAGTGAGGCAGCGCAGGAGGTTGTGGCCCTGAAAAATCATGCCAATGCGCCTGCGCACCTGCTGGCGGCACCGACGGCCGGCCCCATGAAGTGATTGACCAAGCACCGACACCTGGCCCTGCTGAACCGTCCGTAAGGCGCCGATCAAGGTGAGCAGAGTTGTCTTGCCACAGCCGGAGGGACCGGTCAGCAAAACCACTTCGCCCGGCTCAATGTTGAAGCTGATGTTCTGAAGAACCTCGCGGCGCATTCCCCCTTGGCCGAAGGCATGAGAGAGGTTGTCGACAACTACAGCTGCCATCAGAAGATCTCCGCAGGGTCTGCATCGATGAGACGACGCATGGCCAGGAAAGACGACAACATGCACATCACCAGGATCATCACCAGCACGGTCAACGCCCGGGATAGATCCATGCCGACGGGCAGCTTGGTGGCGTCACGAACGAACCAGTACAGCCCCTGACCGGCCAGGTAGGCGGGGACGTATCCCATCGCCGCCAGATAGAAGCCCTCACGGACCACCACCCCCAACAGATGACTGAGGCGATAGCCCATCGCCATCAAGGTGGCGTACTCCGGCAGGTGATCACTCACATCGGTGTAGAGCACCTGGTACACGATCACGCAGCCCACCACGAAGCCCATGGCAGCGCCGAGGGTGAAGATGAAACCGATCGAGGTGCTGCTTTTCCAGTAGTTCTGCTCGAAATCGATGAAGCCCTGCTTGGTCAGCACCAAAACATCTTTGGGCAGTCGCTGGCCTAGTCGGGACACCACCTGCTCAGGATCCACTCCTGGCTTCAACCGCACCAAACCCACTTCGATCGCCCCAGGCGGCTTCTGGGGCATCAGATCGAGGAACGTCTCAGTGCTCGTGAGCAGATTGCCGTCGGCACCGAAGCTGGTGCCCAGACTCACCAGGCCGGCGACACGGACTCGGTTGCCAGCGATCTCAGTTTCGACCACCCGGCCATCGCGATACCAATCGGCAATGGGTCCGAATTCGGGGCGTGACAGCTGATCAAACAGGATCCGCCCTTTCTGTTTGAGAGCATCAGTTTTTTCAGCCAGGGATGGGTCGACAAAGAAGGGGTCGTCGGGATTGAACCCCAACGCCAGGATCGACCGGTTGCGACGCGTTTCAGGGTTCCGCCAGAGCATCAGCCCCCAGTGCACCGGGGTCACCCCGTCGACATCGGAATCGGCCAGGGTCTGAACCAGCCGCCGCCTTGGAAAGGCTTCCATGCTCACGGAGCTGGCGGAGCGGGGACTGATCAGAACGACATCGGCATCGAACAGCCGGTGCGCCGTGACGCTGGCATCGAACAGACCATCACGGAATCCGAGCTGCATGAACATCAGAATTCCCGCAAAGCTGATGCCGGCAAGTGCCACCAGCAAGCGGACGGGCTGGCGCGTCAGCAACAACCAGGAGAGAGGAATCCGACGGCCCCGCCAGAACCGGTTCATGGATCGAAGCGGGCAATCACCTTCAAACCAGCCAGACGGCTGACCTTGGCGGCATCTTCAGGGTTAAGCACCACATCAACCACCACAACACGGGCATCCGCATCGCCGGTGGGATCGGTGGAAAGAACAGACCGTTGTTCCACCTGCGGGCTGATGCGCAGAACGCGACCGGCAAGTTCACCGCGGAAACCACCGTTCTCGCTAATGAGGCGCACGGACTGATCGAGGCGGATCAGGGAGATATCGGATTCATAGACCTCGATGCTGGCCTGCATCGCCTGGTTGGCCCCCACATCCATCACCCCATCCGCACCAGGGCGCTCGCCTGCACGGGCATGCAGCTTGAGCACAACACCATCAAGGGGCGAGATCAGCTGGCTCAGCACGAGGTCGGCCTGGAGCCCTTTGCGCTCCGCCCGGGCCTGATCCCGCTTTCCCTGAAGGCGCACCAGCTCTTCACGCTTGTTGTCCACCAGAGTCAATTCAGCTGCACCCCAATCAGCGGCTTTGCTGAAGCGCTCCACTTCGATGGTCTGAAGACGAATCTCCTGGTCGAGGCTGCGCAGCTGCGCATCGATACGCTCCAGATCAGCGAGGAGGCCATCCCGGTGATCGAAAGACGCCAACACCTGGCCCCGCTTGATCAGATCGCCCTCATTCACATTGAGGGCTGACACCCGGGGTGTCCCCGCCATACCCGCATTGGGAGCGGCCAGATTGCGGATGTCCCCGGCAGGCTCCAGCTGCCCCAGGGCAGCAACCGCTTCCGGACGAACCATGGGTGCAGGCGCCGGTTCAACCGGTTTGGGTTCGGGAGTCGGCCGCAGCAACCAACCGCCAATGACGGCAATGACCAAACTTCCAGCCAGAACAGACCAGCGCTTGGGGGTCATCAGAGTTCCGGTGGGTTGTCGAACAGAAGCATGTCGATGTAGCGATCGGCCCAGGCGGAATCGAAGGCCTTCTCGAGCACGCGGCGGGTCTTGTCGTTGCGTTTCTGCTGAAGGCAATAGTTCAACTGACCCTCGTACCGGCGGACTGTAGTGAGAGCCGATGAAGGTTCGGGAGTCGCTTCCATCACGCTGGTGGCCATCACCTGCAGGTAGTGGCTCACCAACTCCAAGAAGGCCGCTTCCTCGTCAGCACCATCGGGGCGGATGAAGCACACCTTGTTCGAGAAGATGACCGATCCCCAGGCCGGAAGGTCCCGAACCTGACGGAACGCAGGCCAGGGCTTGGCCTCCAGCCGCTGAATCAACTGCTCCGGCAGGGCATCGGAGGTGGGGGAAAGATCGACGATCGCGGCGGAAACGCCAGCGGGGCCCGTCACGATGTCGGCCCCGAAAATCGGCAGGTCGTAATGGGGATCGGGGAACCAGACGCTGTGGAGGATTTGCAGTCCGTTGCCGAGTCGCGCGACCTCCAAATGAAGTTTGCGAAGTCCGATGCAACGAAAAAGCTCGTTGCCGATCGATAGGCCTTCACCATCGAGTTGCCCCTGGATGAAGCGCAGATCCTCATCGCAGGGAAGGATCTCCAAGCCAGGCAATCCCGCCCAGGCACTACGGATCGCCGCCGCCAAGGCATGCACGAGGGGATGCTGTCCTGGCGGTGGCGCCAGCGGCTTGGGCTGCATCGAAGGGGCAGGGACAGAATGGAACTTTGCCACGCAGTTCTGAACCTTCCGTTCTCCGGTCCCCCACTGGACCATTGGACCCTCCCCAACGGAGTGGGCTGCGTGACGGCCGACATGCCGGATGCACCCCTGACCTGTCTCGATCTCTGGTGCCGTGCCGGCAGTGCCAGTGAACAGCCAGGGGAGGAGGGCATGGCCCATTTCCTGGAGCACATGGTGTTCAAGGGAAGTGAGCGGCTGCCCGCAGGGGCGTTCGACGAGGCCATCGAAGCTCTGGGGGGCAGCAGCAATGCCGCAACAGGTTTTGATGACGTTCACTTCCACGTGCTGACACCGCCGGATCGAGCCCGCGAAGCGTTGGATCTGTTGCTCGAACTGGTGTTACTGCCAAGCCTCGAGCGAGACGGGTTCAACACGGAACGGGGGGTGGTGCTTGAGGAGATCGCCCAATACGCCGATCAACCCAATGAGCAGGTGTTGCAACTGCTGTTGAGCAAGGGCTGTAACCAGCACCCCTACGGCCGACCCATCCTGGGTACCCCCCGCAGCCTGGAGGCCATGACGCCCGAAGCCATGCGGGCGTTTCACCAGCGGCAGTACCGAGGTTCCAACTGCTGCCTAGCGATGGCCGGGCCTGCATCAACTGAGCTGCGCAGTGCCGTGGGGTCCTCGGCTCTGGCTGGCCTCCTGGATGCCTCTGATCCTTCATCACCGTCATCCCCCCTGAGCGTGCGTCCTGGACGCGAGAGCGTTGTTGTGGACCGGCTTGAATCAGCTCGACTGCTGATGCTCTGGGAAGCACCCCAGGCCCAGGATCAGGGCGGAGTGATGGCGGCTGATCTCGCCACAACCCTGCTGGGGGAGGGACGACGCAGTCGTCTCGTGAACCGCTTGAGGGAGGAATTGCAGATCGTTGAAAGCGTGTCGATGGACCTCTCGGTTCTGGAGCAGGGAAGCCTGATCACGCTTGAGGTGATCTGCCCGGACGAGCATCTGGAGGCTGTGGAAGACGAGGTGAACCGGCAGTTACGTGCCATGGCAGATGAGCTCGTCAGTGATCAGGAACTGAAACGGGGCCAGCAGCTGGTGAGCAATGGACTTCGCTACTCCTTGGAATCGACGGGCCAGGTGTCTGGACTCAGCGCCAGCCAAACCCTCTGGGACCGTCAGCAGGATCTGCTCCACCCCCTGGCCTTCCTGCCGCCATGGACGGCAGAGCGGCTTCGCTCAGACCTCTTTCCCAGGCTGCAACCCGAACAGGCGTTTGTCCTGACCGCCCAAGCCAAGACGGAGAACGGATGAGCAACCCAGAACTGCTGATCGAACCGGTCTCCACCCCGGGGATTCTGGCCGCAAAACTGTTGCTTCCTTATGGCAGCGCCGA contains:
- the tsf gene encoding translation elongation factor Ts translates to MAAAVSAKLVKELRDKTGAGMMDCKKALAATEGDADKAVEWLRQKGIASAEKKSGRTAAEGAIGSYIHTGARVGVLVEVNCETDFVARGDMFQSLLRDVSMQVAACPNVEYVTTDEIPDEIREREKAIEMGRDDLEGKPEQMKEKIVEGRIGKRLKELALMEQPFIKDSSITVADLVKQTAGKIGENVKVRRFTRYTLGEGIEVEDNDFAAEVASMQNAG
- a CDS encoding DevA family ABC transporter ATP-binding protein, with translation MAAVVVDNLSHAFGQGGMRREVLQNISFNIEPGEVVLLTGPSGCGKTTLLTLIGALRTVQQGQVSVLGQSLHGAGRRCRQQVRRRIGMIFQGHNLLRCLTAEQNVQMGADLLPDLSYRARRDEARQWLRAVGLEDHMGKVPHDLSGGQKQRVAIARALAANPRLLLADEPTAALDSRTGREVVELLRRLAREQSCAVLMVTHDPRIVDVADRLLQMEDGRLMNAV
- a CDS encoding phycocyanobilin:ferredoxin oxidoreductase, whose protein sequence is MQPKPLAPPPGQHPLVHALAAAIRSAWAGLPGLEILPCDEDLRFIQGQLDGEGLSIGNELFRCIGLRKLHLEVARLGNGLQILHSVWFPDPHYDLPIFGADIVTGPAGVSAAIVDLSPTSDALPEQLIQRLEAKPWPAFRQVRDLPAWGSVIFSNKVCFIRPDGADEEAAFLELVSHYLQVMATSVMEATPEPSSALTTVRRYEGQLNYCLQQKRNDKTRRVLEKAFDSAWADRYIDMLLFDNPPEL
- a CDS encoding glycosyltransferase family 2 protein gives rise to the protein MFVSVVIPTYNRRPILEKCLSALEDQQLAGALQDYEVVVVDDGSSDGTPSWLREQAIRFPHVRLIEQAHGGPAEGRNRGVDHARGDVIVFIDSDLVVTETFLATHARALQQCWHRRGDRLCFTYGAVINTANFEAPCTERHKLRDLSWAYFATGNVAIDREVLERSGLFDTGFRLYGWEDLELGERLRRMGVELVKCPDAVGYHWHPALTLDQIPRLVEVEGERARMGLVFYRKHPTRRVRLIIQFTWFHRILWEVLNLGGLINPSSLRPLLRWLIRRGYQGTAMELLRLPLNRIGVRALFREARAAGLR
- a CDS encoding M15 family metallopeptidase, whose protein sequence is MRPWSPIPIEDCGEPLQLLPPDLLRMEPHPYMTLGAPYGASGNPFQLRLGVVQRLLDAQQRLIEHDPSLRLSIFDAWRPIAVQAFMVDHSIAELCRDRGVEVRSGDAFDQVLADVGRFWAAPSRDPATPPPHSTGAAVDLTLSSSDGTPLAMGGEIDAIGAVSEPQHYAGREDSEARRWHQRRQLLAEVMGSAGFVQHPNEWWHYSFGDQLWAWRKDAAVAVYAEAVNSALTS
- a CDS encoding pitrilysin family protein; the encoded protein is MELCHAVLNLPFSGPPLDHWTLPNGVGCVTADMPDAPLTCLDLWCRAGSASEQPGEEGMAHFLEHMVFKGSERLPAGAFDEAIEALGGSSNAATGFDDVHFHVLTPPDRAREALDLLLELVLLPSLERDGFNTERGVVLEEIAQYADQPNEQVLQLLLSKGCNQHPYGRPILGTPRSLEAMTPEAMRAFHQRQYRGSNCCLAMAGPASTELRSAVGSSALAGLLDASDPSSPSSPLSVRPGRESVVVDRLESARLLMLWEAPQAQDQGGVMAADLATTLLGEGRRSRLVNRLREELQIVESVSMDLSVLEQGSLITLEVICPDEHLEAVEDEVNRQLRAMADELVSDQELKRGQQLVSNGLRYSLESTGQVSGLSASQTLWDRQQDLLHPLAFLPPWTAERLRSDLFPRLQPEQAFVLTAQAKTENG
- a CDS encoding HlyD family efflux transporter periplasmic adaptor subunit, yielding MTPKRWSVLAGSLVIAVIGGWLLRPTPEPKPVEPAPAPMVRPEAVAALGQLEPAGDIRNLAAPNAGMAGTPRVSALNVNEGDLIKRGQVLASFDHRDGLLADLERIDAQLRSLDQEIRLQTIEVERFSKAADWGAAELTLVDNKREELVRLQGKRDQARAERKGLQADLVLSQLISPLDGVVLKLHARAGERPGADGVMDVGANQAMQASIEVYESDISLIRLDQSVRLISENGGFRGELAGRVLRISPQVEQRSVLSTDPTGDADARVVVVDVVLNPEDAAKVSRLAGLKVIARFDP
- the recG gene encoding ATP-dependent DNA helicase RecG, with the protein product MLPIQRSLGLEADRGFQNLQGRQQRFHDFLQQQLAAPPAVPFPQGVNERMSKLSSGFADYPDLADPARRRLVTDARQWLHELRHRLEPSAPMAPPRLKVEASTQKRTSSPLQLDSPITQIRGVGPKFAARLASIGLLLVRDLLRYYPRDHVDYSAMRRIEALVSGETATIVATIRRCNGFVSPRNTNLAIIELQLQDPTGRLKVSRFLAGKRFSSPAYLKGQQRLYPVGATVAVSGLVKDGPYGITFQDPLIEVLDSPSSPVKSPSIGRLLPVYPLTEGVGADRFRSLIDQVLPLAASWSDPLPAALQRQFHLPTLADALQALHAPKDRESLDQGRRRLVFDEFLLLQLGLLRRRQALRSRKGPDLDLQSSSNGLVGEFMALLPFHFTAAQKRVFQEIEADLARTEPMARLVQGDVGSGKTVVAIAALLSTIASGWQGALMAPTEVLAEQHYRNLCHWLPQLHVSVALLTGSTPRPRRRELLDDLANGSLKVLVGTHALLEDPVVFNRLGLVVVDEQHRFGVHQRDRLLNKGLQPHLLTMTATPIPRTLALSIHGDLDVSQIDELPPGRTPIRTRMLTAGKREKAYELIREEVQLGQRAYVVLPLVDESEKLELRSAVEVHAELASEVFPDLAVGLLHGRLSSADKQAVLTDFAAGKTQVLVSTTVVEVGVDVPEASVMVIDHAERFGLAQLHQLRGRVGRGAAASHCLLINGSSNPLARQRLDVLVRSTDGFEIAEMDLRLRGPGQVLGTRQSGLPDLALASLADDGSVLEDARTAAQGLLKHDPELEQHPLLRETLDAQQRRLSGGTPLN
- the devC gene encoding ABC transporter permease DevC, whose product is MNRFWRGRRIPLSWLLLTRQPVRLLVALAGISFAGILMFMQLGFRDGLFDASVTAHRLFDADVVLISPRSASSVSMEAFPRRRLVQTLADSDVDGVTPVHWGLMLWRNPETRRNRSILALGFNPDDPFFVDPSLAEKTDALKQKGRILFDQLSRPEFGPIADWYRDGRVVETEIAGNRVRVAGLVSLGTSFGADGNLLTSTETFLDLMPQKPPGAIEVGLVRLKPGVDPEQVVSRLGQRLPKDVLVLTKQGFIDFEQNYWKSSTSIGFIFTLGAAMGFVVGCVIVYQVLYTDVSDHLPEYATLMAMGYRLSHLLGVVVREGFYLAAMGYVPAYLAGQGLYWFVRDATKLPVGMDLSRALTVLVMILVMCMLSSFLAMRRLIDADPAEIF
- the rpsB gene encoding 30S ribosomal protein S2; this encodes MAVVTLAEMMEAGAHFGHQTRRWNPKMSRYIYCARNGVHIIDLVQTAVCMNNAYKWTRSAARSGKRFLFVGTKKQASEVVALEAARCGASYVNQRWLGGMLTNWTTMKARIDRLKDLERMESSGAIAMRPKKEGAVLRRELERLQKYLGGLKNMRRLPDVVVLVDQRRESNAVLEARKLDIPLVSMLDTNCDPDLCEVPIPCNDDAVRSVQLILGRLADAINEGRHGSNDQRGGDSEG